The Leptospira koniambonensis genome window below encodes:
- a CDS encoding FcpA-related putative periplasmic flagellar protein, whose product MKLVKLSCLRSLLLLLLIPSSSFLFSQEDPHDRPKRLEILIPESAKDGPWSDDPNEFKDIDFLGDFSEGNSKQALERTEEYFSAALDGFRKVSDNIKSKREKEEGKVLDSERFPWQRKTRLENAERVWNRELTKARLDSVKNLSLAMKNLDKIANPNIRKSESFLELQAGVYREFIKHQYALKNFNQSAEFLEKYISLDPKFNDEAEPHRILSHCYERLYLSAKKSGHPEGMDYYKDRRKKHGILYAEKAYGRNSYEFKKVLELFARE is encoded by the coding sequence ATGAAACTCGTTAAGCTTTCATGCTTAAGATCTTTGCTTTTATTGCTACTGATCCCCTCTTCCTCCTTTCTATTTTCCCAAGAAGATCCACATGATCGCCCCAAAAGACTGGAGATCTTGATCCCTGAATCTGCAAAAGACGGCCCCTGGAGTGATGATCCCAACGAATTTAAGGACATTGATTTCTTAGGAGATTTTTCAGAAGGAAATTCCAAACAAGCATTAGAAAGAACGGAAGAATATTTTTCCGCTGCCTTGGATGGTTTCAGAAAAGTTTCGGACAATATCAAATCCAAAAGGGAAAAAGAAGAAGGTAAGGTCCTTGATTCGGAAAGATTCCCTTGGCAAAGAAAGACCCGATTGGAAAACGCTGAAAGAGTTTGGAATAGAGAACTCACCAAGGCAAGACTGGATTCAGTTAAAAATCTTTCTCTTGCGATGAAAAATCTGGATAAGATCGCAAACCCAAACATTAGGAAATCTGAATCTTTCTTAGAATTACAAGCTGGAGTTTATAGAGAATTTATCAAACACCAGTACGCTCTTAAAAACTTTAACCAGTCTGCAGAATTTTTGGAGAAGTATATTTCTCTGGATCCTAAATTTAACGATGAAGCGGAACCTCATCGTATTTTATCTCATTGTTACGAAAGACTTTATCTTTCAGCTAAGAAGTCCGGCCATCCAGAAGGTATGGACTATTATAAGGACAGAAGAAAGAAACACGGGATCTTATACGCTGAAAAAGCCTACGGTAGGAATTCCTACGAATTCAAAAAAGTTTTAGAATTGTTTGCGAGAGAGTAA
- a CDS encoding methylglyoxal synthase — translation MQSPEVPKTKRIVLIAHDNKKEDLVEWVQLHKDILSKHHLYATGTTGKIVHEKADLPVHRFLSGPLGGDQQIGAKIVDGEIDVVIFFWDPLTAQPHDPDVKALLRIAVLYNIPIANNRRSADYLISSDLLATSYKKTTIDYNTGLPIY, via the coding sequence ATGCAAAGCCCCGAGGTCCCAAAAACGAAACGTATCGTGCTTATCGCACACGATAATAAAAAAGAAGATCTAGTGGAATGGGTACAACTTCATAAGGACATACTTTCCAAACATCATCTCTATGCGACAGGGACAACCGGAAAGATCGTCCATGAAAAAGCGGATCTGCCTGTTCATAGATTTTTGTCCGGCCCGCTCGGTGGAGACCAACAGATCGGTGCGAAGATCGTAGATGGAGAGATAGACGTGGTAATCTTCTTTTGGGATCCATTGACGGCTCAACCTCATGATCCGGATGTTAAGGCTCTTTTGAGAATTGCAGTACTTTATAATATTCCGATTGCTAATAATAGAAGGTCAGCTGATTACTTGATCTCTTCTGACCTTCTCGCAACATCTTATAAAAAAACTACAATCGATTACAATACAGGGCTTCCGATTTACTGA
- a CDS encoding TonB-dependent receptor, whose product MKSILYKFNLLPVFIGLFLPFSEVFSLDVNVRGILKDSEGRPISGAKLFLTENKFVSRSGKDGSFEFQHVSPGNYTLVASAPNYELKTERFEVKDLDKVLDIVLKPSLLEGIAINVTAKTLASDFLSTPQPTTVLEGRQLQRLRGQNVMSALENTPGTATLTTGAGTSKPVIRGLTGQRVLVMTDGVRQEEQQFGDDHTVDLDAFNIDKMEIVRGPGSVLYGSDALGGVVNVIRSKAPTAKDGAPLLGGTVSTNSFSNNKQDAGAISLFGYHKETNFGYRVQTDTRKAGRITTPKGTLPNTGFHERNVNASIGTDGSWGNFYVDSFQRYQEQDLYDNPNESPGSTAYQTVLHQKTHMHAFFILPYVNVELDAAYQRNNRREIEDKNRYMPIKDTLLDPSIDSFTKAASAYQVNKYDYKQGLNLSLDTTTADAKIHHKEWKGLKGTVGISGMQQRSNTIGTEPLIPGYGLSNIGFFLFEEWKLGDFSFSAGARTDKRSMDIRANADLGNLEQTRNYSASTGSLGTVWKFAKDFSLALNAGRGFRAPTPFELFANGVHEGSGRFEIGKDSLRPETSLNYDASVRFANDKFQAELSVFRNKIDNYIYSVSAGAFDSDSGLPVYRYRQDAAKLEGGEFSFQAQATSWLVLIGGIDILRATIQKNIPPEITLNPGATDPNSVYSDINNKYLPRMTPNRARLGLRFTTDKLFGISKPYFSVNGTFVQSQYKVDKLETPTQGYNLYDVGFGGEIPGLTNGTESATFDVVILNIFDKEYVNHLSRYKEYALNPGTNVTFKSTIPFTLISE is encoded by the coding sequence ATGAAAAGTATTTTATATAAATTTAATTTATTACCTGTTTTTATCGGCTTATTTTTGCCTTTTTCAGAAGTTTTTTCCCTGGATGTGAATGTCAGAGGGATTCTTAAAGATTCGGAAGGACGTCCCATCTCGGGCGCCAAACTATTCCTTACCGAAAACAAGTTCGTGTCCAGATCAGGTAAGGACGGCAGTTTTGAATTCCAACATGTTTCCCCGGGAAATTACACGTTAGTTGCTTCTGCTCCAAACTATGAATTAAAAACCGAAAGATTCGAAGTAAAGGATCTAGATAAAGTTTTAGATATAGTTTTAAAACCTTCTCTATTAGAAGGTATAGCGATCAATGTTACCGCCAAAACCTTAGCTTCTGATTTTTTATCAACCCCACAGCCTACGACAGTTTTAGAAGGCAGACAATTGCAAAGATTGAGAGGACAGAACGTTATGTCTGCCTTGGAAAATACTCCAGGAACTGCAACCCTGACTACTGGCGCTGGAACTTCTAAGCCAGTGATCAGAGGTTTAACGGGACAAAGAGTTTTGGTAATGACCGATGGAGTAAGACAAGAAGAACAACAATTCGGCGACGATCATACAGTCGATTTAGATGCATTTAATATAGATAAGATGGAAATTGTGAGAGGTCCTGGATCTGTTCTTTATGGTTCCGACGCTCTAGGCGGTGTAGTTAATGTGATCCGTTCCAAGGCGCCTACTGCAAAAGACGGTGCCCCTCTTTTAGGAGGAACAGTTTCTACGAATAGTTTTTCAAACAATAAACAAGATGCAGGCGCGATCTCTCTTTTCGGTTATCATAAAGAAACCAACTTCGGATATAGAGTGCAAACCGATACTCGAAAAGCTGGAAGGATCACTACTCCAAAAGGGACTCTTCCTAATACAGGTTTTCATGAAAGAAACGTAAATGCTTCGATAGGGACCGATGGTTCTTGGGGGAATTTCTATGTGGATTCTTTCCAAAGATACCAAGAGCAGGATTTATATGATAATCCGAATGAATCTCCTGGTTCGACTGCATACCAGACTGTTCTTCATCAGAAAACTCATATGCACGCATTCTTCATTCTTCCTTACGTAAATGTAGAACTAGATGCGGCTTACCAAAGAAACAATCGTAGAGAGATTGAAGATAAAAATAGGTATATGCCGATCAAGGATACATTATTGGATCCTTCTATCGATTCTTTCACCAAGGCTGCTTCTGCTTATCAAGTGAATAAGTATGATTATAAACAGGGTTTAAACCTTTCTTTGGATACTACTACTGCAGATGCAAAAATCCATCACAAGGAATGGAAGGGCCTGAAAGGTACTGTAGGTATTTCAGGAATGCAACAAAGAAGTAATACGATCGGAACCGAACCCTTGATCCCAGGTTATGGTTTAAGTAATATCGGATTCTTCCTATTCGAAGAATGGAAACTGGGAGACTTTAGTTTTTCTGCAGGTGCTCGGACTGACAAAAGAAGTATGGACATTAGAGCTAACGCAGATCTCGGGAATTTGGAACAGACCAGAAATTATTCTGCAAGCACTGGAAGTCTAGGAACTGTTTGGAAATTTGCAAAAGATTTTTCTTTGGCTTTAAATGCTGGTAGAGGTTTTAGGGCCCCAACTCCTTTCGAATTATTTGCTAATGGTGTTCATGAAGGGAGCGGTAGATTCGAGATAGGTAAAGATAGTTTAAGGCCGGAAACTTCTTTAAACTATGATGCTTCTGTTCGTTTTGCAAACGATAAGTTCCAAGCAGAACTAAGTGTATTCAGAAATAAAATAGATAATTATATTTATTCTGTAAGTGCAGGCGCATTTGACTCCGATTCAGGGCTTCCCGTTTATAGATACAGGCAAGATGCAGCGAAATTAGAAGGTGGAGAATTTAGCTTTCAAGCCCAAGCGACTTCATGGTTAGTTCTCATAGGTGGTATAGATATCCTAAGAGCGACCATACAAAAAAATATTCCTCCAGAAATCACTCTGAATCCTGGAGCCACCGATCCTAATTCAGTATATTCTGATATTAACAATAAGTATCTTCCTAGAATGACTCCGAATCGTGCTCGTTTAGGTCTTAGATTTACTACTGATAAACTTTTTGGGATTTCTAAACCTTATTTCTCTGTGAACGGCACTTTCGTTCAGTCCCAGTATAAGGTAGATAAATTGGAAACTCCGACACAAGGTTATAATTTATACGATGTCGGTTTTGGCGGAGAAATTCCTGGTTTAACGAATGGAACTGAATCTGCAACCTTCGACGTAGTTATTCTAAACATTTTCGACAAAGAATATGTGAATCATCTAAGCCGTTATAAGGAATACGCTTTGAATCCAGGGACAAATGTCACTTTCAAATCGACGATCCCTTTTACTCTGATCTCCGAATGA
- a CDS encoding SRPBCC family protein, with amino-acid sequence MIFICRSEFDCKVSELFGFHAGPEGFSSLVGSSKKADIISPPPSLEPGSKAIVRVKIFPGISFHWVALHTELDPEKRFVDIQESGPFAKFKHEHIFIQTSENSSILEDRISCSPPWYANHFLFEFLLEKTMKNEFHARHKITAKQIGCNYRIEFCGKTKEPMP; translated from the coding sequence ATGATATTTATTTGTCGTTCCGAATTCGATTGTAAAGTTTCCGAATTATTTGGATTTCATGCAGGTCCAGAAGGATTTTCTTCTCTGGTAGGATCTTCTAAAAAAGCAGATATCATTTCCCCTCCTCCATCCTTGGAGCCTGGTTCAAAAGCAATTGTAAGAGTGAAAATTTTTCCAGGGATTTCTTTCCATTGGGTAGCTTTGCATACTGAATTAGATCCAGAAAAACGTTTCGTTGATATCCAAGAATCTGGGCCTTTTGCGAAATTTAAACATGAACATATCTTTATCCAAACAAGTGAAAATTCTTCAATCTTAGAAGATAGGATCTCTTGTAGCCCTCCTTGGTATGCAAATCACTTTTTGTTTGAATTCCTACTCGAGAAGACCATGAAAAATGAATTCCATGCTCGGCATAAAATCACTGCGAAACAGATCGGATGTAATTATAGGATCGAGTTCTGCGGAAAAACAAAAGAGCCCATGCCTTGA
- a CDS encoding tetratricopeptide repeat protein produces MIFGSKISNKYLNLKFLFRNFAVLFVLSFSFSLSSKQTIDWIKEGEGALASRNYPAAYDSFREAVNLNPLSVRSRLGLADAALKLHKEKEALQSLDKVLELEPKNKKAVREKAITLAKLGRYEEAFLILKPFLEEDRYDSDLFPIYIEVQLASGKTQKASFEFHSAYSRIPKNKEVKTLEAKVEAFDGNFTKAASLRNQLEAETSDDPGIFLESGKFLLIWAEKSQGSKRDSKIAEAAEKFERSVSLHPNEEEALKLLAKTRIYFGRYQEAEEYLNRLLGLFPNSTEYLYLRSYARLKKDPASKEARTDLEKLISLDDLDPIARNRSELYALENLPEGNSLRRTLGEYRLQRYRANKNAFLYDLAWYHLIRAKELLPNRPEILVLTLEEYKRRGLFPSYFNLLLLLRDKFPDNKKYGYSVENNLEGFKTSLSYREGLVKIGEFGIQEDYGRTPPEVLVFDPDGEDFLAKHTDLPALAGKVLRHFLNSDPRIRNIDLDNIRKSESLESEPYSGAIHKTERNYSSIKNSKGENIRFVVSGKISFQDGNLRTEWSLRDHKEEKILGKFRIYAKGRDALAEATLRARDKILTLIPASGKVHRVKEDSLIVNAGIIDGLKKGTTVYFFNSATLLGEGTVTEADLYTAKVVPKNQDAVLRNIAVGNKAYWKKTENPPTN; encoded by the coding sequence ATGATATTCGGATCCAAAATCTCAAATAAGTATCTGAACTTAAAATTTCTTTTCAGGAATTTTGCAGTTCTTTTTGTTTTATCTTTTTCCTTCTCACTTTCTTCCAAACAAACCATAGATTGGATCAAAGAAGGAGAAGGCGCATTAGCTTCCAGAAATTATCCTGCTGCTTATGATTCTTTCAGAGAAGCAGTGAACTTAAATCCTTTATCTGTTCGCTCTAGATTGGGACTTGCAGATGCAGCATTAAAACTTCATAAAGAAAAAGAAGCGCTGCAGTCTTTAGACAAGGTCTTAGAGTTAGAACCTAAAAACAAAAAGGCCGTCCGTGAAAAAGCGATCACACTTGCAAAATTAGGACGTTATGAAGAAGCATTTCTAATCCTAAAACCATTCTTGGAAGAAGATAGATACGATTCTGATCTATTTCCAATCTATATAGAAGTTCAACTTGCTTCAGGAAAAACCCAAAAAGCCAGTTTCGAATTTCATTCTGCATATTCCAGGATCCCTAAAAATAAGGAAGTAAAAACCTTAGAAGCAAAGGTAGAAGCATTCGACGGGAACTTTACAAAAGCTGCATCTCTCAGAAATCAATTAGAAGCAGAAACTTCCGATGATCCAGGGATCTTTTTGGAATCCGGGAAATTTTTATTGATCTGGGCAGAAAAATCCCAAGGAAGCAAACGAGATTCTAAAATTGCAGAAGCAGCTGAAAAATTCGAAAGATCAGTTTCCTTACATCCTAACGAAGAAGAAGCACTTAAACTTTTAGCAAAAACCAGGATCTATTTTGGAAGATACCAAGAAGCAGAAGAATATTTAAACCGCTTATTAGGTTTATTTCCAAACTCCACTGAATATTTATATTTACGCTCTTATGCAAGATTGAAAAAAGATCCTGCCTCTAAAGAAGCTAGAACAGATTTAGAAAAATTGATTTCATTGGACGACTTAGATCCAATTGCAAGAAATCGTTCTGAATTGTATGCATTGGAAAACCTACCAGAAGGAAATTCACTCAGAAGAACCCTGGGGGAATACAGACTCCAAAGATATAGAGCCAATAAAAATGCATTCTTATATGATTTAGCTTGGTATCATTTGATCAGAGCTAAAGAACTTCTTCCTAACCGCCCTGAAATCCTGGTCTTAACATTAGAAGAATATAAAAGAAGAGGTCTTTTCCCAAGCTACTTCAACCTACTTTTACTTTTAAGAGATAAATTTCCAGATAATAAAAAATACGGATATTCTGTAGAGAATAACTTAGAAGGTTTTAAAACTTCCTTAAGTTATCGCGAGGGTTTGGTAAAGATCGGAGAATTTGGTATCCAAGAAGATTATGGCAGAACTCCTCCCGAAGTCCTTGTGTTCGATCCAGATGGAGAAGACTTTTTAGCAAAGCATACTGATCTTCCCGCTTTAGCAGGAAAAGTTCTTCGCCATTTCCTAAATTCTGATCCAAGAATACGCAATATCGATCTGGATAATATTAGAAAGTCCGAAAGTTTAGAATCAGAGCCTTATTCAGGTGCAATTCATAAAACGGAACGAAACTATTCTTCGATCAAGAACTCCAAAGGTGAAAATATTCGCTTTGTTGTAAGTGGAAAAATTTCCTTCCAAGATGGCAACTTACGCACAGAATGGAGCCTCAGGGATCATAAAGAAGAGAAAATTTTAGGAAAATTTAGGATTTACGCGAAAGGTAGAGATGCTCTCGCAGAAGCTACCTTAAGAGCAAGAGATAAGATCCTAACATTAATCCCTGCAAGTGGAAAAGTGCATAGAGTGAAGGAAGATTCGTTGATCGTAAATGCAGGAATAATAGACGGACTCAAAAAAGGGACCACTGTTTACTTCTTCAATTCAGCAACTTTACTTGGGGAAGGTACCGTAACCGAAGCAGATCTTTATACCGCAAAGGTAGTTCCGAAAAATCAGGATGCTGTTTTAAGAAATATCGCGGTAGGAAACAAAGCCTACTGGAAAAAGACGGAAAATCCTCCTACCAATTAA
- a CDS encoding 6-bladed beta-propeller, giving the protein MGRRTQTKLLVLVLLLGILTQSGWSEPLPNFGLKEKEARTFFKRGLAYYNKGEFAAARENFVRSLSIKPDFVHPKFFLSEAYYLSGDWQESLSELEQLESSNKLDLISKNRLDALRYRLGGGNRKDNLEYYKSIFGDDLRRFRFRNPSDLAVDEEGYLYVVSFDTANVVKFDANGFPVENFKGSFGRNLEGPVGISIRGKSIFIADYAGDKIFEFDTRGTYVNRFGSTGKDPGSFHGPAGLYFTKEGFLYVSDMGNNRIQKLSRTGEPLQEIGVGILKQPAGIKVNNRGEIFVADRGNKRLVVFDHEGNFLKEINNPSFKKPRNLSIKDNKVVVADETAGLFIYDSVSKTWSGFDNFKDSKNTVRNFDQAFSVTFDYTGSMFVADFNRHRIESFSPKGQLSSNLDLIVERTISSDYPDISLVLHAKDRHGVPVKAIPRDSFRIYEMDNLSPLIGLTDMKKYNNRISVSIVAENSQIVSESYATIEKAIRPFLSEIRVDDKIQLLRSGRDTQTAYPFGKSMYDILKALRSFVPEEESQIGKSLQRGITDLLDSLGPRAIVAIVSGKDSKAAFTQFSPTKIIRFAVAHDIPIYFLCLGENGESVSVYKEIAEKTGGKFLTIPSGGTEKNLRSWIDSKKDRRYLLSFKSRINPSGMDVYVPVVVEAIFRNSNGKAETGFFTP; this is encoded by the coding sequence ATGGGGAGACGTACGCAAACAAAACTTCTAGTTTTAGTTCTACTCTTAGGAATTCTCACGCAATCCGGATGGTCCGAGCCCCTACCTAATTTCGGACTGAAAGAAAAAGAAGCCAGGACATTTTTTAAACGTGGCCTGGCCTATTATAACAAGGGAGAATTCGCGGCGGCAAGAGAAAATTTTGTGCGCTCTCTTTCTATCAAACCAGATTTCGTTCATCCTAAGTTTTTTCTTTCGGAAGCATACTATCTAAGTGGAGACTGGCAGGAAAGTCTTTCCGAATTAGAACAATTAGAATCTTCTAATAAACTTGATTTAATAAGTAAAAATCGTTTAGACGCTCTTAGATACAGACTAGGCGGCGGAAATAGAAAAGATAATTTAGAATATTATAAATCAATTTTCGGAGACGATCTAAGAAGATTTCGTTTTAGAAATCCTTCAGACTTAGCCGTAGATGAAGAAGGATATCTTTACGTAGTAAGTTTCGATACAGCGAACGTAGTCAAATTTGATGCGAACGGCTTTCCAGTTGAAAATTTCAAAGGTTCTTTCGGTAGAAATTTAGAAGGACCAGTCGGGATCAGTATTCGAGGCAAATCAATCTTCATTGCTGATTATGCTGGTGATAAAATTTTCGAATTTGATACCAGGGGCACTTACGTAAATCGTTTTGGTTCTACTGGAAAAGACCCAGGAAGTTTTCACGGTCCGGCTGGGCTTTATTTTACAAAAGAAGGATTTTTGTATGTTTCCGATATGGGGAATAATCGGATCCAAAAACTTTCCAGAACAGGAGAACCTCTCCAAGAAATAGGCGTTGGTATCTTAAAACAACCTGCTGGTATCAAAGTTAATAATCGTGGGGAAATTTTCGTAGCGGATCGAGGAAACAAGAGACTAGTCGTATTCGATCATGAAGGGAACTTTTTAAAAGAGATCAATAATCCTTCTTTTAAAAAACCTAGAAATCTTTCTATCAAAGATAATAAGGTAGTCGTGGCAGATGAAACCGCAGGACTTTTTATCTATGACTCCGTTTCTAAAACTTGGTCAGGTTTTGATAACTTTAAGGATTCTAAAAATACAGTCCGAAATTTCGACCAAGCATTCTCAGTCACTTTTGATTATACAGGTTCTATGTTTGTTGCTGATTTTAATAGACATAGGATTGAATCCTTTTCTCCTAAAGGACAACTTTCTTCCAACTTAGATCTAATTGTGGAAAGAACGATCAGTTCTGATTATCCTGATATATCTTTAGTCCTTCATGCAAAAGATAGACATGGAGTCCCGGTGAAAGCAATTCCTCGGGATTCATTCCGAATCTATGAGATGGATAATCTTTCTCCTTTGATCGGTTTAACCGACATGAAAAAGTATAATAATAGGATAAGCGTTTCTATCGTTGCAGAAAATTCACAGATCGTATCTGAATCTTATGCTACAATTGAGAAAGCAATCCGTCCGTTTTTATCAGAGATCAGAGTAGACGATAAAATCCAACTTCTCCGTTCTGGAAGAGACACACAAACCGCCTACCCTTTCGGAAAAAGTATGTATGATATTCTGAAAGCGTTACGCTCCTTTGTCCCAGAAGAAGAATCTCAAATTGGAAAATCTCTCCAAAGAGGGATTACAGATCTTTTAGATAGTTTAGGTCCAAGAGCAATCGTCGCAATCGTTTCAGGAAAAGATTCTAAGGCAGCATTCACACAATTTTCTCCAACAAAGATCATTCGTTTCGCAGTCGCTCATGATATTCCGATCTACTTTCTTTGTTTAGGGGAAAATGGAGAATCAGTTTCCGTGTATAAAGAGATCGCGGAAAAAACGGGAGGAAAGTTCTTAACAATTCCTTCCGGAGGAACTGAGAAAAATCTAAGAAGTTGGATCGATTCCAAAAAAGACAGAAGGTATCTTCTTTCTTTCAAAAGTAGGATCAATCCATCAGGAATGGATGTCTATGTCCCTGTGGTTGTAGAAGCCATATTTAGAAATTCTAATGGAAAAGCGGAGACCGGATTTTTTACGCCATGA
- a CDS encoding histone deacetylase family protein, protein MKLGYAYDDTFLLHDTGTFHPESPQRLESILNRLHKTSYFKDLHWIKPNKLPLELIESVHNNRHRERFSVIQGKRGSFDGDTPYSESSFDAALLAAGSGVDLVNKIRSNEIESGIALVRPPGHHAETGRSMGFCLLNNIAITAGYLLTQGVEKVYILDWDVHHGNGTQEIFYDSDKVFFTSLHQYPYYPGTGSVHERGEGKGENFTLNIPLPMGSGDKEYFHYFQEIVVPSMLDFQPEYVLISAGFDGHRRDPLAGMNLSTNAFAEFTRLILAATNQIGAKTISFLEGGYDLDALAESVEAHIAVLAG, encoded by the coding sequence ATGAAACTCGGCTACGCCTATGACGATACATTTTTATTGCATGATACCGGAACATTCCATCCTGAATCCCCTCAAAGATTGGAATCTATACTCAATCGACTACATAAGACCTCCTATTTTAAGGATTTGCATTGGATCAAACCAAACAAGCTGCCATTAGAACTGATCGAATCTGTACATAATAATAGACATAGAGAAAGATTTTCAGTCATCCAAGGTAAACGAGGAAGTTTCGACGGAGACACACCCTATTCAGAATCTAGTTTTGATGCAGCACTCTTGGCAGCAGGAAGCGGAGTGGACTTAGTAAACAAAATAAGATCCAACGAAATAGAATCAGGGATCGCACTTGTAAGACCACCGGGACATCATGCAGAAACAGGAAGGTCTATGGGCTTTTGTTTACTGAATAATATTGCAATCACCGCAGGTTATCTACTCACACAAGGAGTTGAAAAAGTTTATATATTGGATTGGGATGTGCACCACGGAAATGGAACCCAAGAAATATTTTATGACTCAGACAAAGTATTTTTCACATCACTTCATCAATATCCATATTATCCAGGAACAGGTTCAGTCCATGAAAGAGGAGAAGGAAAAGGAGAAAACTTTACATTAAATATCCCATTACCAATGGGTTCTGGAGATAAAGAATACTTCCATTATTTCCAAGAAATAGTAGTGCCTTCTATGTTGGACTTCCAACCAGAGTATGTATTAATCTCCGCAGGCTTTGACGGACATAGAAGAGATCCATTAGCAGGCATGAACCTAAGCACTAACGCATTCGCAGAATTTACACGATTAATATTAGCCGCAACAAATCAGATCGGTGCGAAAACTATATCCTTCTTAGAAGGAGGCTACGACCTCGACGCCTTGGCCGAAAGTGTGGAGGCCCATATAGCAGTCCTCGCTGGCTAA
- a CDS encoding putative glycoside hydrolase produces the protein MRKPFSLFPILVLTAFPVCAEFTIPYPENSNKKEIPVLESSTNSKTKPQAASKEKEKKGEIRLSSRNTQMESEKEAPKEKLKKFFTSPAKKGAYGDRPKFYRGLYVNNSLVSDKSRKNEWESLLKDASDYGVNVLVIDLQPKTPSPEEISRIKGMGFYPVGRLVNFDGGLKTKYPSPERLNSILGYVRKACLSGFPEVQLDYIRYADITDIDLSLKEKYSNINEIVTRIRGEANQCEKLPYLGADIFGRIPFNRDDQIGQKVENFAQLVDVIYPMLYPSHFYGQPGRIANPYQTVYDGLKNTRKRSLSTTKVVGWIQGFGMSLGPSGKSLKDYIKAQIEASVDSDSDGFVVWNIVGKYGDTFRAIEESIQSGKLKIED, from the coding sequence GTGCGCAAACCGTTTTCACTTTTTCCTATCTTAGTTCTTACCGCTTTTCCGGTCTGTGCAGAGTTCACAATCCCTTATCCGGAGAATTCTAATAAGAAGGAAATTCCTGTTTTAGAATCTTCTACAAATAGTAAGACCAAACCCCAAGCTGCTTCCAAAGAAAAAGAGAAGAAAGGTGAGATACGACTTTCTTCCAGAAACACGCAGATGGAAAGCGAAAAGGAGGCTCCCAAAGAGAAACTTAAAAAGTTTTTTACAAGTCCAGCGAAGAAGGGCGCCTACGGAGATCGTCCCAAATTCTACCGTGGTCTTTATGTGAATAATTCTTTGGTTTCTGATAAGTCTCGTAAGAATGAATGGGAGTCCTTATTGAAGGATGCTTCCGATTATGGTGTAAATGTTTTAGTGATCGATCTCCAACCTAAAACTCCCTCTCCGGAAGAGATTTCTCGTATTAAGGGAATGGGTTTCTATCCTGTAGGAAGACTCGTAAATTTTGACGGTGGCCTTAAGACTAAATATCCTAGTCCTGAAAGATTAAATTCAATTTTGGGTTATGTTAGAAAGGCATGTCTTTCCGGATTTCCAGAAGTGCAATTGGATTATATTCGTTATGCAGATATAACTGATATAGATCTTTCTTTGAAGGAAAAATATAGTAATATCAACGAAATTGTGACTCGTATTCGTGGAGAAGCAAATCAGTGCGAAAAACTTCCTTACTTAGGTGCGGATATTTTTGGTAGAATTCCTTTTAACAGAGATGATCAGATTGGGCAGAAGGTGGAAAATTTTGCTCAGCTTGTGGATGTTATCTATCCTATGTTATATCCTTCTCATTTTTATGGCCAACCTGGTCGTATCGCAAATCCTTACCAAACTGTTTATGATGGTTTGAAGAATACTAGAAAAAGATCCTTATCAACTACCAAAGTTGTAGGTTGGATCCAAGGTTTTGGAATGAGTCTTGGTCCTTCCGGTAAATCTTTGAAAGATTATATCAAGGCTCAGATAGAAGCAAGTGTGGACAGCGATAGCGATGGTTTTGTCGTTTGGAATATCGTAGGTAAATATGGAGATACTTTCAGAGCGATTGAAGAAAGTATCCAGAGCGGGAAACTAAAGATCGAGGATTAA